ATTTCTCCTCGTCCGCTTTGGATTTATCCACCACGATCCGGCCCTTCCGATGAAACATCCAGGCCACGCTGCCGGCGTCGGCCATTCGCCCGCCGTTTTTCTCCAGCAGGTTGCGGATTTCGGAGACGCTGCGGTTTTTATTGTCCGAGGTCGTCTCGATCAGCAGCGCCACTCCGCCGGGGCCGTAGCCTTCGTAAACCGCCTCCTCATAATGCACGCCCGGCAGCTCGCCGGTCCCTCGCTGGATCGCTTTCTTGATATTGTCGGCCGGCATGTTGACGTCTTTGGCCTTGACGATCGCCAACCGCAGTCGAGGATTGCCGTTCGGATCGCCGCCCCCGACGCGGGCCGCCGTCGTGATTTCGCGGATGATCTTGGTAAAAACCTTGCCCCGCTTGGCGTCCTCGGCGCCCTTCTTCCGCTTAATTGTCGACCAGTGCGAATGTCCGCCCATGGCGAATAACCCTTTTTTCTCCGTTCACCCTTCGTAGGGGTGGTGGCCCGCGGCCGCACGAGGCGGAAACATCGACCTATCCCTACCGGGTGAACGGAGCTTTGAGTAAGCTGTCCTTGTCCGAATGCGTTACTTTTAACACAAACGACGGTCGGAGTCAATGAACCGCACAGACCGAAGCGGGCGGCATTTCGACGCGAACCAGAGTCGCCGATCGGCTTGGAAACTTGAATTTCCACATCCGAAAGAGTTAAAATAATTTTATGAAGACATTACGATTCATGATCATGATCGTTGCACTGCTGATCGGCGTAACGGCCTGCGTGAGCCGGCCGCTCAGGATTCCGGACGCTATGCCGCCGGCGGCGAGCCTCGATGCCCCGAACGTCGTGAAGGTAGTCAAAAATTTGGACGCGGAGGTGATCGATCAATCATGGCGTCCGGCGACCTTCCGCTGGCCGCGGCTCGATCGGGGCATGTTTTTTTGGACCACGACGGTCAAAAACGACGCATCCCAATCCCGGGATATTTGTGTGGTCTTCCACCTATTCAATGCGAATCACCGGGTGCTGCTGGGAGAGAGAGGGTGTCGGGTCGTGGCTCCCGGTCAAGAGGGCCATATCTCGAGCAGCGCCTACGTCGATCTGGATCTGCTCAAGCAGGCCAAAAGCGGACAGGCCAGTCCATTTGAGTCGCACACGATCTACTATCCGAAGTCCGCGACCGGTTAAGAAAGATTCCCGTGACCCGGAAAGTGCTCCGGACTTTGGCCGCGAACCGGCGATCCGTCGTCCGGTTCACGGCTTCGCATGTCTACGATGATTTCTCCTC
This genomic window from Nitrospiria bacterium contains:
- a CDS encoding YebC/PmpR family DNA-binding transcriptional regulator yields the protein MGGHSHWSTIKRKKGAEDAKRGKVFTKIIREITTAARVGGGDPNGNPRLRLAIVKAKDVNMPADNIKKAIQRGTGELPGVHYEEAVYEGYGPGGVALLIETTSDNKNRSVSEIRNLLEKNGGRMADAGSVAWMFHRKGRIVVDKSKADEEKLMNLVLEAGAEDLRTEDDSFEVITPPHDFEHVRKVLDGQKIEMVSAEVASIPQNYVNLQGKDAEQMLKLMEALEDHDDVQNIHANFDIPQDVMEKVAAK